The genome window CCATATTTTAATACGGGATGGTTATGCGATGGTTACCGGTTATATATGCCTTGCGAGCAAGTACGCATTCACCCAAATATATGCTGCATAGTCCATAGTAGCTACCATACTTATTGGAGAAAATATTCTGGGTGGTGACAATGCTGTGCAATTCTCTCTCCCTTTTAGGCGGATAATCCCTACCTTTAATAAGTGATTATGACCAGCGGATTGTGCTTGACACAAGTGCAATTACATAATAAGTGACTCTAAATAAGCAAATGAATGAAAGGAGAAATAAAATGCTTAGAGGTAATGAAATAAAACCTGCCGAGGGTAAACTTGGCGTTCTGTTGGTTGGTTTAGGCGCAGTTAGCACTACTTTTGTAGCTGGAGTGCAGGCAGTAAAAAAAGGCATCGCCGAGCCCTTTGGTTCGGTTTCACAGATGGCAACCATTCGTTTAGGCAAAAGGACAGAAAATAGAACTCCTCTTATTAAGGATTTTGTCCCCCTATCAAACCTTGGCGATTTGGAATTTATGGCTTGGGATATTTTTGAAAACGATGCCTATGAAGCCGCTCTTAAAGCAGGAGTTTTGGAAAAAGAACTGCTAAGTAAAATTGAACCTGACTTGCGTTCTCTCAAACCTCAGAAAGCGGTTTTTGATAATAAATATGTAAAAAAACTACACGGCACCAATGTTAAAACCGGCGTTAACAAAATGGACTTGGCACAGCAATTAATGGAAGATATCAAACATTTCAAAGAAGCAAAAAATTGCAGTCGTCTCGTTATGGCTTGGGCTGCCTCCACTGAGGTCTATTTAGAAGCAGATCCCGTTCATAATACGCTGGAAAGTTTTGAACAGGGCTTAAAAGATAACCATCCTGCCATCGCTCCTTCAATGATTTATTCTTATGCTGCCCTAAAAATGGGCGTTCCTTTTATCAATGGAGCTCCGAACTTAAATCTGGAAATTCCGGCTTTAAGAAAGCTGGCGAAAGAGAAAAAAGTTCCCGTGGGCGGTAAGGATTTTAAGACAGGCCAAACCCTGATGAAAACAATTATCGCACCTGGTTTGAAATCAAGAATGGTTGGAATTAGTGGTTGGTTCTCCACAAATATTTTGGGTAATCGAGACGGTGAGGTCTTAGATGATCCCGATAGCTTTAAAACCAAAGAAGTAAGTAAACTTTCGGTGCTGGAAACCATTCTGGAACCCGATAAATATCCCCAGCTCTATAAAGACCTCTATCATAAGGTGCGGATTAATTATTACCCTCCTCGTGGCGATAATAAAGAAAGTTGGGATAATATAGATATTTTTGGTTGGCTCGGTTATCCGATGCAAATAAAGATAAATTTCCTGTGCAGAGACAGCATTTTAGCCGCTCCTGTTCTATTGGACTTGATTTTATTTATGGATTTGGCACAGCGTTGTAATCTGTCGGGAGTGCAAGAATGGCTTTCTTTCTTCTGGAAATCCCCGATGACAGCTCCTGGATTGTATCCGGAAAACGACCTCTTCATTCAACAAATGAAATTGAAAAATACGCTGCGTTATATGATGAAAGAAGACCTTATAACTCACTTGGGACTGGAATATTATAACGAAATGTAAAGAAAAAGTATGGAGCTTCCCTCCATACTTTATTTTATTTTTGTAATCCTTAAATAGATAATGAAGAAG of Candidatus Cloacimonas sp. contains these proteins:
- a CDS encoding inositol-3-phosphate synthase — encoded protein: MLRGNEIKPAEGKLGVLLVGLGAVSTTFVAGVQAVKKGIAEPFGSVSQMATIRLGKRTENRTPLIKDFVPLSNLGDLEFMAWDIFENDAYEAALKAGVLEKELLSKIEPDLRSLKPQKAVFDNKYVKKLHGTNVKTGVNKMDLAQQLMEDIKHFKEAKNCSRLVMAWAASTEVYLEADPVHNTLESFEQGLKDNHPAIAPSMIYSYAALKMGVPFINGAPNLNLEIPALRKLAKEKKVPVGGKDFKTGQTLMKTIIAPGLKSRMVGISGWFSTNILGNRDGEVLDDPDSFKTKEVSKLSVLETILEPDKYPQLYKDLYHKVRINYYPPRGDNKESWDNIDIFGWLGYPMQIKINFLCRDSILAAPVLLDLILFMDLAQRCNLSGVQEWLSFFWKSPMTAPGLYPENDLFIQQMKLKNTLRYMMKEDLITHLGLEYYNEM